From Spiroplasma endosymbiont of Diplazon laetatorius:
ATTTGCAATATGTATTTTAGCTATTTTCTCAATTATGAGAAATAAAAAATCGGTTGAAGCATTTAAAAGAAAAATACCAGACGAAACAGTTAAAAGATCATTTGCAGTAGTTTTAATTTCATTCTTTATTGTTGTTACAAGTATATTTGTAGTTTATTTAGATAGCAATGAAATGCTATTCGGAACAGACAATACAGATCACACAGATGCTACAATAATAAAACTTATAATGTATGTATGTAGTGCCTTTGGTACTGTTGGTTTCCAACCATTCCCAAATAGTCAAATAATACAACTGGGTGTTATAAGTAAAATAATGTTGGTTATTACAATGTTTATTGGACAACTTGGAATTTCAAATACCTTATTGGCTTTTGTTAAACCAAAAAATAAACAAAATTATGCCTATTTAGAAGAAGAAGTAACTATAGGATAGAAGAATTTTTAAAATTCTTCTATTTTTGTTTAAAGTCAGTATTTAAGGGTTTATAAACTATTCAAAATTAAAGTTTGTTTGACTTATACTTTTAAAGGAGTAAGATTAGGTGGTTAAGATTTTTAAATCTTTAGAGGTGAAAAAATGAATCTAAATGATAACAAAAAAGAGTTAACTGACTCCGAGACTCTGTCTTCACACGAAGGATGATATAAATTATCAAATAAAAAAATATGCTCAATATTAGAGGTTAATCCCGAAACTGGATTAAGCAATAAAGAAGCGAAGTTAAGATTAGAAAAATACGGTAGAAATAATCTACCAAAATCAAAAAAACCAAACTGATTTATGATTTTTTTAAAGAGTTTTTTAGACCCTTTAAGTTTAATTATGATTTTATCGGGTCTACTATCTGGGTTGGTTTCTATAATTTCGAAAAAAATTGAAGTTGTTGATATAACAGGTATGGTTATTATTGCCATTATTGTATTTACAAATTCAATTATAGCAACAGTTCAAGAAGTTAAGTCTTTAAATCAAGTTTCAAATTTAAATGAAAATAAACAAACAGCAATTGTTCTTAGAGATTCAAAAAAAATTGAAATTGATATTGAAGAACTTGTACCTGGTGATGTAATATTCGTTAACTCTGGTGGTTTTGTACCAGCTGATACAAGAATTATAGATAATCAATTATTAAAAATTGATGAATCAGCTCTTACAGGTGAAAATGAACCAGTAAAAAAAATATCTGATTCTATTAAAGAAAAAAATTTAATGTTAGGTGATCAAAAAAATATTGCTTTCATGTCAACTTTAGTAATTGAAGGTAAAATGATGGGGGTAATTTTTGGAACAGGTAACGAATCTGAGATTGGTAAAATCGCTTCAAAAATAACTGGACACAAACAAGAAAAAACGCCATTAGAAAGAAAAGTTACAAGACTTACTACAATCATAGGTTTAGTATCAATTGCAATGGGTTTAATTTTATTTTTAACTTCATTCTTATTGAGAGATCAATTGGGAGATGGAAGTTTAAAAAATCTTTTATTAATATCTGTTTCTTCAGCTATATCTTTAATACCAGAATCACTAACTATTATAGTTAAGATTTGTTTAATGGTAGCAACAAAGAAAATGGCAAGAAAAAATGTAATAATAAAAAACCCAAAATCTATAGAAACTTTGGGAAATGTTAATGTGATTTGTTCAGATAAAACTGGAACATTAACTCAAAATAAAATGACTGTTGATAAAATTTTCTTAGACTTTAAAGAAGATGACTTTAAATCTTTTGATAAAAATAAATATTCAGAACTAATAAATTGTATAACTCTATGTAGTGATGCGATAGTTGAAAAAGAGAAAATTGGTAGTGCAACTGAAATTGCTACAATCGATTTTGTTAAAAAATTTGATATTAATTACATGTCTATGAGAAAAAAACATGAGAGATTAGATGAAATACCTTTTGATTCAAAAAGAAAACTTATGACAACATTAAATGATGTTGATGGAAGACAAATGGTTTATGTTAAAGGTGCAGTCGATTACTTATTAGATATTTGTACAAATAAACTAGTGAATGGTAAAGTAACTCCTTTAACTGATGAAGATAAAAAAATTATAAATGAACAATTATATAGTTTTGCAAAAAGAGGCCTTAGAGTTTTAGGGTTCTCTCAAAAAGATATAACTGATGGAAAACAAAAATATGAAAGTAACTTAACCTTCTTGGGTTGTGTTGCAATTATCGATCCTCCAAGAGAAGAAGTTAAAGCATCTATTGAAGAAGCTAAAGCTGGAGGGATTCGTGTAATTATGATTACAGGAGATCACAAAATTACTGCATTTGAAATAGCAACAAGACTTGGTATTGCAGATGAAAATTTTGATGGTGTTTTAACTGGTCAAGACATTAATGAATTAACAAATGAACAACTAAAAGAAAGACTTAAAAGAACAAATGTTTTTGCAAGAGTAAACCCTGAACACAAAGCTTTAATAGTAGATTTATTACAAGAAGATAGCAATATTGTTGCTATGACAGGTGATGGGGTAAATGACTCACCAAGTTTAGTTAAAGCTGATGTTGGTATATCTATGGGTATAACAGGAACAGAAGTTGCAAAAGGTGTTAGTGACGTTATATTGGCAGATGATAATTTCAAAAGTATTATCTCGGGAGTTAACTCAGGAAGAAATGTTTATGAAAAAATCAAATACTCAATTTCTTTCTTGATTGCAGCAAACATAAGTCAAATATTAACTATATTATTAATACTTGCTATAAATAAAGATATAGCATTAAATTCAGTTAATATTTTATTCCATATTTTTATAATTGAAACAATAGTTGCAGTTCCTATCGGAATGCAAAAAGAAAGACGTGGAGTGATGAAAAACCCTCCACCTACACACAAAAAAGAGAGTTTACTAAAAGGGATTAGGTCTCAAATAATAATAACAACTTTATTTAACACTTTATTTGCTGTATTGAATTATGAAATTGCTATTTTATGATTCAGTCAAGATTTAGAAAAAGCAAAAGAATTTGGTAAAACAGGAGTTTATATAGCTATTATGTTTTCTCCAATATTTTACTCAATTCTCTACAATAATTTCTTCTTGCCAATTAAGTCAACTAGAAAAAATAAAGATGTTGATAAATATAAACCTAATAAATGGTTATTAATTTTGATGGGTGTTGCTTTTATGGCTACAACATTGACTTTGATGCCTATTGAAACTGTAAATAATTTCTTCGATTTTACAACAGTTGGATTAGATCCTGGTTTAGCAGCAATATTTTGTATAAATGCATTATTGCCAACAATTTGTATTTATGGTACGTATCAATTGATACTTAAAGTAATTTAAAAAAAGAAAAGGGCACTATATTTTAGTACCTTTTTGTTTATAAAAATATATAATTTGAATTAGAGAAAATTTAAAGGAGAAAAAAAAGATGGAAAATATGGAAGATTTTGAGATTTCCACGGGTAAAGGTAAGTTTTTTAGAACTCTTATCTATTATTTTGGAAAAGAATGAAAGTTATCGTTATCAATGTTAGCTCTATGTTTAATGTTTGTTGTGCTTCACTTGTCATTGCCAATATTAACTTATCAAATGACATTAGCTATTACTGAATCTAAACCTTCAGGAGATAACTTAATAACTAGTAAATGAACAGAAGACACATCATTATTAATATATGTGTCAATAGGAATAGTTTTACTATATTGTATACTTTCATTTGTTTATGACTACTTGGCTTATATAATGGGTCGTAAAATTGAAATTAGTTTAAGAAATAGATCGCTTGAAAATTTAGTTAGACAAGACATTTCTTACTATTCAGATAAAAAAATTGGAGAAATTTTAACTAAAATAGTTTCTGATACTCAAATAGTTGGTGATCAAGCTGTTCAAGTTCCTTTACAATTTGGTTTATCTTTCTTTGAAGTGATTGGAGCTTCAATATTGATGTATATCTTAAGTTGACAGTTAGCAACAGTAACTGTTGTAACATTTGGGATAATAATGTTTGCAATGATGTTTTGTTTCTATGCAACAAGAAATAAAGTTATTAAAGTAAGAGAAAGTATTACAGAAATTAATGGTAATGTAACTGATAGAATTGCCACAGTTAGATTAATCAAATCTTCTGGTACAGAAAATTACGAAACAGAAAGATTTAATGAAGTACATAAAGACTTTTACAAAAAATCTAAAAAAGTTGGTACAAGATTGGCACTTATGTTAACTACAATGTGGGGTGGAACTTTCATCTTACAATTTGCAACAGTAATTGCAGCAATGTTAATTTACAAAAATGACAGTAGCTTCATAAATGAAAGATTCACTGCATACAATCTTGCACAAGGGCTTATGATAGCTCCGTTATTCAATGTTATGGCAGCGTTATTTGGTTTAGCTCAAGCATCTGTTGCTGCTCAAAGAGTGGATGACACAATAAAAGCTAAATCTATAATGGATTCTCATTACTTTGATGGAGAAATTATTGAGGAAGTAAAAGGAGATATCTTATTTAAAGGTGTTGAATTTTCATATCCTGAAAAACCAGGTAAAGTTATACTTCCAAAATTTGATTTCAAATTTGAAGAAGGAAAATCATATGCCTTTGTTGGTGAAACTGGAAGTGGTAAGTCAACTATTGCAAAATTATTATTAAGATTTTATGACCCTTCAAAAGGTGAAATAATAATTAACGGAAATACAAATTTAAAAGATGTTAACTTATCAAGTTACTTAGTTCATGTTGGTTATGTAGAACAAGATCCTCAAATATTATATGGAGACGTATTTGAAAATGTTAAATATGGATCATTTAACTCTACAAATGAAGAAGTTATTGAAGCATGTAAAAAAGCTGAACTACACGATCTTGTAATGACATGACCAGATCAATACGAAACTATTTTAGGAGAACGTGGATTCTTACTAAGTGGTGGACAAAAACAAAGACTTATTATTGCAAGAATGTTCTTAAAAGATCCAAAAATCTTAATATTAGACGAAGCAACAAGTGCTTTAGACAATATCGTTGAAAAAGAAATTCAGGCAAAACTAGATGTACTTATGAAAGGTAGAACAACAGTTACTATCGCTCACAGATTAAGTACAATTAAAAATGCAGATGAAATAATAGTTTTAGGTGGAAACGGTAAAGGAATAGTTCAAAGAGGTAAATTCAATGAACTAAAATCACAAGAAGGACACTTTAAAAAACTATATCAAGCTGGTTTAATTGAATAATAGTCTTAAAAATAAACAGAAATGTTTATTTTTTTGTCTTTTTTGTAAAAAAAATAAAAAAAATATTGATTTTAATATTGCTAATATGCTATTATGAATAGGTAGAAATCTATCTATGGCTTTTTAGCTCAGTTGGTAGAGCAACCGGCTGTTAACCGGTTGGTCGCAGGTTCGAGTCCTGCAAAAGCCGCCATTTTAATGGCCTGTTGGTGAAGCGGTCAACACACACGGTTTTCATCCGTGCACACACGGGTTCGAACCCCGTACAGGCTACCATTATTTTTATATTTTATTTTTGGAGTGTTAGCTCAGTTGGGAGAGCTCCTGCCTTACAAGCAGGCGGTCGGCGGTTCGAGCCCGTCACACTCCACCATTTTTTTTGCTGATGTGGCTCAATTGGCAGAGCAACTGACTTGTAATCAGTAGGTTGTAGGTTCAAGTCCTATCATCAGCACCACGCAAGAAATCATCAACCATAAATGGTTGTTTTTTTATTGCTAAATCTATGTATTATATATTTAAGGAGTAAAAGGATGAAAAAAAATCTATCTTTAATAGCCTATGTTTCAATGGGTATTGCTTTATTAAATATGATTTTCGTAATAGCTTTTGTAAAAAAAGTTTATGAAAAACTACCAAATAATTGTCATATGGAATCTTTGGTTTATATATTCATAGTAGGTGCAGTGTTGTTTTTAGTGGCTATTGGAATTGTGGGTTTGGTTTTTCTTATTAAGAACACAACTAAATCTGCTTTTGTAGCATCAATCATATTAATTACTTTAGGTGTATTGTTAATAACAACTATATATTCATTTACATGAATATTTGGATCAATAAACGCAATTTGCGGTGTATTCATGATAGTTGTTGGAGCAATTCACCTAAAATCAACAAGAGAATACTTATAAAATTCAAATAAGTGTTTTAATAAAATAAAAAAAATGTTATTATAAATGTGTTAATTTTAACGTCTCGTTAGCTCAGTCGGTAGAGCAACTGGCTTTTAACCAGTGGGTCATAAGTTCAAGTCTTATACGGGACACCATTCATCCGGAATTGGCGGAATTGGCAGACGCACCAGACTTAGGATCTGGCGTGGTAACACGTGGGGGTTCAAGTCCCTTATTCCGGACCATAAAGAAATTTAATCACGCAAGTGATTTTTTTATTTTTCAATTTAATTCAATTAATTGTTGCAATTAAAACTCAAACTATATATATTGTTTTTTAGGAAATGTTAGGGAAATTATGAGAAAAAATATTTTATTAATAAAAGTAAATAAAATGAAATCAAACAAATCTTTGATTTCTCTTTCTTTTCAATTTTCTGAACTATTTATATTAAATTAATCAACCATTTTTATTGGTTGATTTTTTTTATAAAAATTCAGTAGAGATAAAGGAGAATAATATGGAAGAAAATCAAAAAATAGATCTTGTTCTTGAACCACATCAAAGACCCAAAAGTATTGGGAAATGAGCTACTCTTTCATTGCAACACGTTTTTGCAATGTTTGGAGCCACTGTTTTGGTTCCGATGGTTATAAACCAATTGGCAGCTCCAGATGAAGTCATAAACATATCTATGGCATTATTTTGTTCTGGTGTAGGAACATTAATTTATATAGCTTTAACAATGGCGAAAGTACCAATTTATCTTGGAAGCAGTTTTGCTTACATGACTGTGTTGGGAACTGGTTGAAAGGATTGAGGAAACTCTATATTTATAGCTGTTTTTGCTGTAGGTATAGTTTACATATTAATGGGGTTCATAATTCATTGAACAGGTGTAAAGTGAATTAAAAAAGCTTTTTCACCTGTAGTTGTAGGGCCAATTATCATAACAATTGGTTTAAGTGCTGTTCCAAGTGCTTTAGGTAATATAGGATTTGCTTCAGGTACAGGAAGCAATGGAGCTAATGCTTGAGGTGATTACCCTCAATGATTAGCTATTATAATTGGGGTAATTACATTCTTGGTTGCAACAATTTGTATGTTAAAAGCAAAAAACTTTTTAAAAGTAGTACCAATCTTAATGGCTCTTGCTATTGGTTACTTAATATCAATAATATTGCATTTCAGTTTAACTAAATATGGATATCACATAATGGATACAAGCTACATTACAGATACAAGTAATTGAGAATGATATCCAAGTTTTAAAGCGGTTTGAAAAGTGGAACCCAAAACAATAGGGCCAGCTCTAGTAGCAATCGTTCCTATTGCTATGGTTACAATGGTTGAACATTTAGGAGATCACATAAACATAGGAACAATGACTGGAAGAGATTTTATAAAAGATCCAGGCATTAGCAAAACATTAATTGCAGATGGTGTTGCTATGAGTTTTGCAGGTTTAATAGGTGGACCTGCAAACGCTACTTATGCAGAAAACACAAGCGTTGTAGGATTAACTAAAGTAGCTAGTGTTTGAGTTACTGGTTTAGCTGCTGTGTTTGCCATAATAATGAGCTTTATAGCTCCTGTGAATCAAATAATAAGAATGATACCAGCTCCTGTAATGGGTGGTATAAGTATTATGCTGTTTGGTATGATTGCGTCAAATGGAATCAAAATTATGATGGATGCAAAAGTAGATTTGAAAAATGCTAAAAATTTAGTTGTAATTTCAATTATATTAGCAATTGGAGTTGGAATGTCAATCATGAAAAAAGATATTCAAATATCAAGTTTCAAAATAACAGGATTATTCCTAGCAACACTTTGTGGTGTTTCGCTTAACTTACTTTTACCAAATCATGATAACCTTGGAGTATTGAGTATATTCAAAAGAAAAAACAAGGACAATAAAAAGGTTAAAAAATAATTAAAAAATGATTCTAATAACTAGAATCATTTTTTAATAGATTTCCTAAAAATCACTATTTCCTTTATAATCTATATTAGTAAATCGAGGTGAAAATATGAAATTAAAAGAAAATGTTCTTATTTTTTCTGACTTAGACGGTACTGCTCTAGCAAGTGACCACAAATTTAGTGAAGTAACAAAAGAAATAGTTAAAAAAGTTTATGAAAAAAACTATTATTTCATACCTGTTACTGCAAGATGTACTATGGATACATTTGAACAACAAGCAATTTATTTAGGTTTGGATAAACTTAAAGGAATAGCGGCTGCAAACAATGGTACTCATATATATGACTTTAAAGAAGAAAAATGAATCAAAAAAGAATACATCACAAAAGAATCTTTAAAAGAAGTTTTTGAAACTACTTTTGGAAAAATAGGTAAATATAAAGTTCACTTTATTGGCGATGACATTTATTACGTATATGGTGAGGGTGAAAACTCAAGATACTGAAGTGATATTATGGGAACTGACTATAAAGTTATAGAAAATTTTGAAGATATCCAAAAAGATATAAATCACATAACTGTAATTTTAGAAAAAAACCCAACAGATAAGAGTGTAGATGAATTTTATAAAGATTTCTCTGGTATAAGCAATGAACTTGATATAATTAAATATACAGATAGAGTTTATGAGTTGGCTATAAAGGGAATTCACAAAGGATCTGTAGTTAAAGAAGTCTTAAATCATCTTAAGTTAGATGAATCAAATACAACAACATTTGGATTTGGAGATAGTTTTAACGATTTTGAGTTAGCTGCGCAAGTAGATAACTTCATAGCAATGGAAAATGGCTTGGAAGAGCTAAAAAATAAAGCAACATATGTTACAAAAACAAATGACGAAAATGGTGTTGCTGATTTTATTGAAAAAAATATAATATAAGAGGAGAAAAAAATTATGGCAGTAAAAGTAATTGAAACAGTAGAAGAATTTGACTTAGAAATAGCAAAAGAATCAACAGTTGTTGATTTCTATGCTGAATGATGTGGACCATGTAAAATGATGGCTCCTATCTTTGATTTAACTTCAAATGAAGAAACATCAGTAAACTTCATTAAAGTTGATACAGATAAATTACCAGAAGTGGCAAAAAGATATAACGTTATGTCTATACCAACTCTAATTTTATTTAAAGATGGAGAAGTTACAAAACAAAACAGTGGATTTATGTCAAAAGATATTTTAAAACAATTTGTAAAATAGGAGGAAACAAAAGTGGTTAAATTAATAGCGCTCGATGTTGACGGAACATTAGTTAAAAAGAAAAATTTAGTATCAAAGGTAAATATAAAAGCAATTAATGAAGCTCGTGAACAAGGCGTTAAAATTTGTATTGCAACTGGAAGAAATATATCTAGAGCTATGAAAGTAGCAAAAGCAATCGGAATTGATTTGGCACACGAATATGTTATTACTCTTAATGGTGGAGCTACTTATAAATATGAAGGTACAGCAAAACCAAAATTAATTGAAGAACATTTATTTGAATTAGAAGACTTTAAAATAATTTATGATAAAGCAAAAGAATATAAATTAAGTACTTTTAGTTATGCAAAAGATCCTGGGGTATCTTATGTTGTTAAAAAGAATTTATTCACATATGTTCTTAAAAAAGTATCAGGAAGAAAATTGGTTAAGTACAATAGAGATACAATAACTGATACATCTTACAAAATTATTATTTATGGTAACAAAAAAGGTATAGCTAAAATAAAAGAGGATTTAAAACCTAAAGAATACGAAATGTTTTCTTGAAGTTATGTTCCTCATTCTTCAAATATTGAAGTTAATCCAAAAGGTGTTGATAAACTATACGCTCTACAAAATGTAGCAAAAGAATATGGTATTGACGCTAAAGACATTATGTTCTTTGGGGATGGCGACAATGATATGAGAGCTATAAAGTGAGTTGGTCATGGTATTGCCATGGGTAACTCTAAAAAAGATCTTAAAGAGATTGCAAAAAATCAAACAAAATCAAACAAAAAACATGGTGTAGGTTACTACATTAAAAAAGAATTATTGAAATAGACACATTTTATATGTGTTTTTTTTATTTTCATAATTTTTATAAAAAAAAATAAAAAATATATATAATTATCTTATGTAAAAAACAAAAGGAGAATTACTATGAAATTACAAAGTGTAATAAATATAAATCAATATTTAATTTCAGAATGATTTAATGTAGTAATAACTCGTGTTGAATGATTTGAAAAAGTTTTAGAGACAGAAATGCTCCTCCTGATTGCGTAATCCAATTTTAATAAATTACGCGTTAAAAATTTAATATTTTTTAAAGGAGAACATATTATGAACAACAAAAATAATATTTTAGAGATTAGAAATCTTACTAAAAGTTATGATGGAAAAGTTGTTTTAAAAGGTGTTGGTTTTAATATTAGAGAGGGTGAATTTATCACTCTTTTAGGACCATCTGGTTGTGGAAAGACTACTACTTTAAATATAATCGGAGGAAGAGAAAAACAAGACTCTGGTGAAATATTATTTGAAGGTAAGGATTTAACACCTATACCAAGTAACAAAAGACAGATTAATACAATCTTTCAAAATTACGCACTTTTCCCTCATTATGATGTTTACGATAATATTGCTTATGGATTAAGAATTAAAAAAATGAAAGAAGACTTAATTACAAAAGAAGTTATGCAATATATTAAGAAATTTTCATTAGAAAATATGGAAAATAAAAGAGTTCATGAACTAAGTGGTGGGCAAAAACAACGTGTTGCCATCGCAAGAGCTCTTATTTTGAAACCCAAAATTTTACTTCTAGATGAACCGATGTCAGCTCTTGACGTTCAATTAAGAAAAAGAATGCAAGATGAATTAAAAGAGCTACAAGAAGAAATAGGAATTACTTTCATCTTAGTTACTCATGATCAAGAAGAAGCACTTACTTTAAGTGACAGAATAGTTGTTATGAATGATGGACAAATCCAACAAATTGGATCACCAGAAGAAATTTATAACGAACCTGAAAACAGATGAGTTGCTAACTTCATTGGTGTTTCTAATGTTATCGGTGATGGTGAGTTTGTAAAAGATTTAAAAGTTAAATTCGACGGTAAAGAATTTGACTGTACAGATAAAGGTTTTGGAGAAAACGAAAAAAATATAGATATAGTTTTAAGACCTGAAGACTTACAAATTCAAGGACCTAATAAAGGATTTTTCAATGGTATAGTTGAAAATATTATCTTTAAAGGTGTACATTACGAAATAACTGTTAAAACAGAAAACAGAAACTATGTAGTTCATACAACTGAATTCCATGATTTCGACAAAGAAGTTTCTATTAAATGAAATCCAGAAGATTTACATGTAATGTGAAAAGAGATAGATGAATAATTTAGATAACGAAAAAGACATTATTGAATTACAAAATAATGTTGAAGTTGAAAAAGAATTAGACGATATTGAAAATATTGAATCTGAAGGAACAGAAATAGAAATAGAAATACCAAAAATTAAATTTAAAGATAAAATTGCAGATTTTAAAATAGTAAAAGGTTTAAAAGGAAAAGTTTGACCAATAATGTTACCATTTATGGTTGTTATGGGATTTTTAGTTGTGCTTCCTTTACTTGGGATTATTATTTTCTCAATAGTGGAAGCAACTGGAAATAGTATTAAATTTAAATTAGATTTTACAAACTTTGTGAAACTTTTAACTTCAGGATCTATTTTATATGTAATGTTTTTATCTTTAATGTATGCCTTTGTAGCTAGTTTGATATGTGTTGCATGCGCTTATCCAATCGCACTAGTGATGACTCAACTTAAAAATAAAATGCTTGCAAAAAACGTTTGAGTATTAGTTACTCTACCAATTTGAATAAGCATGATTTTAAAAATACTTGGACTAAGAAGTTTATTCTTAATAATATCTCCAAGCGCTTTAGGAACTCCAATTGCAGTTATTATTGGAATGGTGTATATGTTTTTACCATTTGCCATTTCACCAATTTACAATGCAATTGAAAATCAAGATAGAAATTACTACCTAGCTGCTTTAGATTTAAAAGCAAGTAAGTCAAAAGCTTTTTGACATACAACTTTTAGACAATCATTGCCAGGTGTATTTGCTGGATTTACCCTAGTGTTAATTCAAGCAGCAACATCACTTTTAATTGTTAGATATATGGGTGATGGAAAAATAAATTTAATAACAACAATAATTGAAAATTACTTCTTTAGGGGTACTGACTTTACTTTCGGAGCTACAATTGCAATAGTTTTAGCACTGCTTTTATTTGCAATTATGGGGATTATGAAATTAATCTCAAATAAATTTGAAGTGAAAGGAGCATCAAAAAAATGAAAAAATTCATCAAATCAAGTTACTTCTTAATAATGATGTTATTTATCTATTTTCCAATAGCTATAATGATACTTTTTTCATTCAATGCTGGAAATAGTACAACACAATGAAGTGGATTTAGTTTAGAGTGATATGCAGCTCTTGTACAAAACTCACCATTTATTAAATCAATTACAGTTTCTCTTTTTGTTGCCATGGTATCTACAATTATTTCTTTAATAATTGGAATGATGGCAGTTGTTGGTCTTACAAAAATCAGACCAAAAGCATCAAGAAATTGAGTAAGAATAGCAAATATACCATTAGTAAATGCTGATGTTATTACAGCAGTTGGTTTAATGTTATTATTTGTTCTTGCTGGAGTAAAATTTGGAATTATAACTTTAATTGCAGCTCACGTTTCATTTAACGTGCCCTATGTAATTATTACAGTACTTCCCTTTATGAATAGAATTGATAAAAATATACTTGAAGCTTCAAAAGATCTTGGTGGTAACCAAAGACAAACTTTCTATAAAGTTATTCTTCCAATATTAACACCATGTATTATAACTGCAGCTGCAATATGTTTTGCAATGAGTTTTGACGATTTTATTATTTCTTACTTTACAGGTGGAGGACAAACAAACGTTTCAACTTTTATTTATACTGCAAAAAGAATGCAACCTTACATAAATGCTTTTGGTACATTATTGGTAGCATCTATTGTATTTATTATTTTGGTTTGAAATATAATTCAATTTTCAATTCAAAAATCAAAAGATGTAAAATTACAAATCAAAAAAGGTGAATACAAAATTAAAACTATTAGTAAAATAGAAAATGAAATTAAATATTTACAAAAATGTCTTTCAACTGGAACAAAAATTGAAAGAAG
This genomic window contains:
- the potB gene encoding spermidine/putrescine ABC transporter permease, coding for MNNLDNEKDIIELQNNVEVEKELDDIENIESEGTEIEIEIPKIKFKDKIADFKIVKGLKGKVWPIMLPFMVVMGFLVVLPLLGIIIFSIVEATGNSIKFKLDFTNFVKLLTSGSILYVMFLSLMYAFVASLICVACAYPIALVMTQLKNKMLAKNVWVLVTLPIWISMILKILGLRSLFLIISPSALGTPIAVIIGMVYMFLPFAISPIYNAIENQDRNYYLAALDLKASKSKAFWHTTFRQSLPGVFAGFTLVLIQAATSLLIVRYMGDGKINLITTIIENYFFRGTDFTFGATIAIVLALLLFAIMGIMKLISNKFEVKGASKKWKNSSNQVTS
- the potA gene encoding spermidine/putrescine ABC transporter ATP-binding protein, with product MNNKNNILEIRNLTKSYDGKVVLKGVGFNIREGEFITLLGPSGCGKTTTLNIIGGREKQDSGEILFEGKDLTPIPSNKRQINTIFQNYALFPHYDVYDNIAYGLRIKKMKEDLITKEVMQYIKKFSLENMENKRVHELSGGQKQRVAIARALILKPKILLLDEPMSALDVQLRKRMQDELKELQEEIGITFILVTHDQEEALTLSDRIVVMNDGQIQQIGSPEEIYNEPENRWVANFIGVSNVIGDGEFVKDLKVKFDGKEFDCTDKGFGENEKNIDIVLRPEDLQIQGPNKGFFNGIVENIIFKGVHYEITVKTENRNYVVHTTEFHDFDKEVSIKWNPEDLHVMWKEIDE
- a CDS encoding Cof-type HAD-IIB family hydrolase, with the protein product MVKLIALDVDGTLVKKKNLVSKVNIKAINEAREQGVKICIATGRNISRAMKVAKAIGIDLAHEYVITLNGGATYKYEGTAKPKLIEEHLFELEDFKIIYDKAKEYKLSTFSYAKDPGVSYVVKKNLFTYVLKKVSGRKLVKYNRDTITDTSYKIIIYGNKKGIAKIKEDLKPKEYEMFSWSYVPHSSNIEVNPKGVDKLYALQNVAKEYGIDAKDIMFFGDGDNDMRAIKWVGHGIAMGNSKKDLKEIAKNQTKSNKKHGVGYYIKKELLK